The following proteins are co-located in the Osmia bicornis bicornis unplaced genomic scaffold, iOsmBic2.1, whole genome shotgun sequence genome:
- the LOC123989226 gene encoding uncharacterized protein LOC123989226 has translation MAEQKTPQTTQTTSGRPASRDIGLVQQRASVHAASATQPTPTTTQESTSRPRTSALYPCALCSRDHVLSACPAFRDKNVEERISVLKAQQLCVNCLGHHNLPSCRTAQRCKLCSEQHHTALHGGNLIRVLVPCPQTSQPAIASASSHSTAKASQTTQTQSTTHLDVGAVVDAHVACSAHALKDHAAHALRPRRPRTTLLATALAREHTDLATQQVRIQVDSGSEVSLISESSVNQLSLRRKRSSLDVHGVGGARTSQTNGVVNITLHSNYRPLSVTVQAHVLTKVTTCLPSKPPSQPTLPSHLEELNLADPQFLVSRPVDIILGADAYGQVIKPNIIRNISTPLIAQLLIFGWLVIGPLEGSQTIRRTCHQEEPPQNTAPLLTPDEQECEDHFKTTHSRESAGRYIARLPLKLHPRALSNSYQTAHICLQRTLRRLSKDAQYNQLYTRFMLEHEQLGHMVRLNNDSITSPFQYFRPHHGVVKLGSTTTALRVVFNGSSPTSSGYSLNDHLHTGPNLILNIADLLIWIRIYNICLQLKSRRCTDKSRCIQMTGACSRYSGLVTRTRKRSTS, from the exons ATGGCCGAGCAGAAAACACCTCAGACCACGCAGACAACCTCAGGACGCCCTGCCAGCCGCGACATCGGGCTGGTGCAGCAGAGAGCCTCCGTACACGCAGCCTCCGCAACGCAGCCCACGCCAACGACGACACAAGAGTCCACGTCTCGCCCACGCACTTCAGCACTGTATCCCTGTGCGCTCTGCTCCAGGGATCATGTTTTGTCAGCCTGCCCAGCATTCAGGGACAAGAACGTGGAGGAGCGCATCAGTGTTCTGAAGGCCCAGCAGCTGTGTGTAAATTGCTTGGGCCACCACAATCTTCCAAGCTGCCGTACTGCACAACGATGCAAATTGTGCAGTGAGCAGCACCATACAGCTCTTCATGGTGGCAACCTTATCCGGGTACTGGTGCCATGCCCTCAGACCTCGCAGCCCGCTATCGCCTCCGCGTCATCGCATTCCACGGCGAAGGCATCGCAGACCACGCAAACTCAATCGACAACGCATTTAGACGTCGGTGCAGTCGTCGACGCCCACGTAGCCTGCTCAGCCCACGCATTAAAggaccacgcagcccacgcactcagaccacgcagaccacggaccACACTTCTAGCAACAGCACTCGCAAGAGAGCACACTGACCTCGCAACGCAGCAAGTAAGAATTCAGGTCGATTCAGGCTCTGAAGTTTCTCTTATTTCAGAGTCTTCAGTAAATCAGCTGAGCCTCAGACGAAAACGCTCCTCATTGGATGTCCACGgagttggtggagcaaggacctCGCAGACTAATGGAGTGGTCAATATTACCCTCCATTCCAACTACAGACCACTTTCAGTCACCGTTCAAGCACACGTGCTCACAAAGGTGACTACTTGCTTGCCATCGAAACCACCATCTCAGCCAACGCTGCCATCGCATTTGGAGGAATTGAATCTCGCAGATCCTCAATTTCTCGTATCCAGACCGGTGGACATCATTCTCGGAGCCGACGCATacgggcaagtcatcaagCCAAACATTATTCGGAACATTTCAAcaccgttgatcgctcaactTTTGATCTTCGGTTGGCTCGTAATCGGGCCCCTCGAGGGCTCTCAGACCATTCGCAGAACTTGTCATCAG GAAGAGCCACCGCAGAACACGGCACCCTTGCTCACCCCAGACgagcaagagtgcgaagatcatttCAAGACCACGCATTCAAGAGAATCCGCAGGAAGATACATCGCGCGATTGCCCCTCAAACTTCATCCTCGAGCACTTAGCAATTCGTATCAGACCGCGCACATTTGCCTTCAACGGACTCTCAGACGACTCAGTAAGGACGCCCAGTACAATCAGCTGTACACCAGGTTCATGCTCGAGCATGAGCAACTTGGTCATatggtaagactgaacaaCGACTCAATAACTAGTCCGTTCCAGTACTTTCGTCCGCATCATGGCGTTGTGAAGTTGGGCAGCACGACCACCGCATTGCGTGTGGTTTTCAATGGCTCCAGTCCAACTTCATCAGGATACTCACTGAACGATCATCTACATACTGGTCCAAATCTGATACTGAATATCGCAGATCTGCTCATTTGGATACGCATATACaacatctgtttgcaactGAAGTCACGAAGATGTACCGACAAATCAAGGTGCATCCAGATGACTGGAGCTTGCAGCAGATACTCTGGCTTGGTGACACGCACAAGGAAACgcagtaccagctga
- the LOC123989227 gene encoding uncharacterized protein LOC123989227, whose translation MSKTGETESPKDSGKRGRPTLAEQLGKYSSGSQGSLLDSFNRKREEAEEERRRVEKELIENFQKARRVGRSPPQEATEGEGTESEGTEGELKDIKMYKLDRLPELVVTVKKDTQDIKKQNESINKEIRELKEEWKRKQEAWERE comes from the coding sequence ATGAGTAAGACAGGAGAGACGGAGAGCCCAAAGGATTccggaaaaagaggaaggccGACTTTAGCTGAACAGCTTGGGAAGTATAGTTCGGGCAGCCAAGGATCATTGCTGGACTCTTTTAacagaaaaagagaagaagcagaagaagaaagaagaagagtggaGAAAGAACTGatagaaaatttccaaaaagcAAGAAGAGTAGGAAGATCACCACCGCAAGAAGCTACGGAAGGGGAAGGAACAGAAAGCGAAGGAACAGAAGGCGAACTTAAAGACATAAAAATGTACAAGTTAGACAGATTGCCTGAGCTTGTGGTGACAGTGAAGAAGGACACACAAGATATTAAGAAACAAAACGAATCCataaataaggaaataagagaactaaaagaagaatggaaaagaaagCAAGAAGCATGGGAgagagaataa
- the LOC123989225 gene encoding secreted RxLR effector protein 161-like, whose translation MTDIGELNSFLGIRIKQTSRGLFLSQRAYREQLLARFQMMDCNSSKSPTEVNPAKHEDVNGETIIKLIPYRELVGCLMFLMLNTRPDISVAVNYYSRFQSNAKMAHWKGLKRILRYIKGTLDYGLIFRRGTNPGIPLQVYVDANWATDDDRKSTTGFLLQVFGSTVSWSTRKQTGITLSSTEAEYVALATALMDAIWLKGLLEDFNPLATAGFETYRPYHPVGIQLRRTPRTAKF comes from the coding sequence ATGACAGACATTGGGGAATTGAATAGCTTCCTCGGGATAAGGATTAAGCAGACATCGAGAGGTTTGTTCTTAAGCCAAAGGGCGTATAGGGAACAGCTCTTAGCTCGTTTCCAGATGATGGACTGCAACTCCTCAAAATCACCAACGGAAGTAAACCCTGCCAAACATGAAGACGTTAATGGAGAAACAATAATTAAGTTGATACCCTACAGAGAACTTGTTGGGTGTCTCATGTTTCTAATGCTCAACACTCGTCCCGACATAAGTGTTGCGGTGAATTATTATAGTCGCTTTCAAAGCAATGCTAAGATGGCTCATTGGAAGGGCCTTAAACGAATCCTACGATATATTAAGGGCACTCTTGACTACGGATTGATATTTAGACGGGGTACGAATCCAGGAATTCCACTTCAGGTCTACGTGGATGCAAACTGGGCAACGGACGATGATCGCAAGTCCACTACTGGTTTCCTGCTCCAAGTTTTTGGTTCTACGGTGTCATGGTCAACGAGGAAACAAACTGGAATCACACTTTCGTCTACTGAAGCTGAATATGTTGCCTTGGCAACAGCATTGATGGATGCAATTTGGTTAAAAGGATTATTAGAAGACTTTAACCCCTTGGCTACGGCAGGCTTTGAGACGTACCGGCCGTACCATCCGGTAGGAATTCAGTTACGACGTACGCCGAGAACCGCGAAATTTTGA